A single genomic interval of bacterium harbors:
- a CDS encoding class I SAM-dependent methyltransferase has translation MKNVTICPQSASLYEEPDSKFYRFKRKLTLKPVLKEIRKIVKKNQAFSLLEIGTGSGFLMTFLESEFPQAKLTGLEYDARLVSLTKSKVKNARIVQGNAEGFDFNNETFDIIVSLQVIEHLNRPELMLSSVRKHLKHGGIFIFTTPNLSSYSARVMKGKWHAHREDHVSLKKFSEWKSFVEKNRFTSIYCGSTFFTGIPVLNKFPLGIINWGLLFLIGNMRWKYGESFMGIFKLSYNKGKNNANG, from the coding sequence ATGAAAAATGTTACTATATGTCCACAAAGTGCTTCTTTATATGAAGAACCAGACTCGAAATTTTACCGTTTTAAACGTAAGCTTACTTTAAAACCTGTATTGAAGGAAATTAGGAAAATTGTCAAAAAAAACCAGGCATTTTCATTGCTTGAAATTGGAACAGGATCAGGCTTTTTGATGACGTTTCTTGAATCTGAATTTCCGCAGGCGAAGCTTACCGGATTAGAGTATGATGCGAGGCTTGTATCATTAACTAAAAGTAAGGTTAAAAACGCGAGAATTGTCCAGGGAAACGCGGAGGGATTTGACTTTAACAATGAAACATTTGACATTATTGTTTCTTTGCAGGTCATTGAACATCTTAACCGGCCGGAATTAATGCTTTCCTCAGTGAGGAAACATTTAAAACATGGAGGTATATTCATTTTTACAACACCAAATCTAAGCAGTTACAGTGCGAGAGTTATGAAAGGTAAATGGCACGCGCACAGGGAAGACCATGTATCTTTAAAGAAATTCAGTGAATGGAAATCCTTTGTCGAGAAAAATAGATTTACCTCGATCTATTGCGGTTCAACATTTTTTACTGGTATCCCTGTTTTGAATAAATTTCCTCTTGGGATTATTAACTGGGGTCTTCTTTTTTTAATTGGAAATATGCGATGGAAATATGGAGAATCTTTTATGGGAATATTTAAACTGTCATATAATAAGGGAAAAAATAATGCAAATGGCTAA